A single region of the Thermodesulfatator indicus DSM 15286 genome encodes:
- a CDS encoding type II toxin-antitoxin system RelE family toxin yields MSFYEVRFTPTAFESVKKLPPEIKKRIRKRIEWLAENLDLIKPIPLKGKFESL; encoded by the coding sequence GTGAGTTTTTACGAAGTCAGATTTACTCCCACGGCGTTTGAGTCGGTAAAAAAACTTCCTCCAGAAATAAAAAAGAGAATTCGTAAAAGGATTGAATGGCTTGCCGAAAATTTGGATCTTATAAAGCCTATTCCTCTTAAAGGAAAATTTGAGAGCTTGTAA
- a CDS encoding adenosylcobinamide amidohydrolase: MPHAVKLFTPYAGLSIFRGEKIIYGAFEKPHTVISTCRVNGGIREDIEFVANHQACEPRPCPGEKHGKCLAVKDPQGYHWLVCEYHGLPPEKTVLLGTAANMNLAGFSKESFDVPETNEKIIVFCVATAGVETNAGRAGDPSQVFEWNGKFFPLTDRGTINILLFINQELAPCALVRAVIMATEAKTAVLQELNVPSRYSKGLATGTGTDQIAIAALKNGILPLRGAGKHVKLGELLAKAVKAAVREALARQNKRTPESIRYAPKLLERFGLGEEAFFEKIKAILPEPYHTWLHRNRYAVLSDTGFLSAVLAFVHLLDQHAWGVIPEDNREALLQQGALVAVALSGKDEKFAEFKEKLSAYIEPEKILLSAVAFGFQEKWQVPYYDYEGEEKED; this comes from the coding sequence ATGCCTCACGCGGTTAAACTTTTTACTCCCTATGCGGGACTTTCCATTTTTCGCGGAGAAAAAATCATCTACGGCGCCTTTGAAAAACCCCACACGGTTATCTCCACCTGCCGGGTAAACGGCGGTATCCGGGAAGACATAGAATTCGTGGCCAACCACCAGGCCTGTGAGCCAAGGCCCTGCCCGGGCGAAAAACACGGAAAGTGCTTGGCCGTAAAAGACCCCCAGGGCTACCACTGGCTGGTGTGTGAATACCACGGCCTTCCGCCGGAAAAAACAGTTCTTCTAGGCACCGCCGCCAACATGAACCTGGCAGGTTTCAGCAAAGAAAGCTTTGACGTACCTGAAACTAACGAAAAGATCATAGTTTTTTGCGTGGCCACCGCCGGGGTTGAGACCAACGCCGGCCGCGCCGGAGACCCTTCCCAGGTATTTGAATGGAACGGCAAGTTTTTCCCCTTAACTGACCGGGGAACCATAAACATCTTGCTCTTTATTAACCAGGAGCTTGCTCCCTGTGCGCTGGTGCGGGCGGTGATAATGGCCACTGAGGCCAAGACCGCGGTGCTACAGGAACTAAACGTACCCTCACGCTATTCCAAAGGGCTTGCCACCGGCACTGGCACTGACCAGATAGCCATCGCCGCTCTAAAAAACGGGATTCTTCCTCTGCGCGGGGCAGGAAAACACGTAAAGCTTGGAGAGCTCCTGGCCAAAGCGGTTAAGGCCGCCGTGCGCGAGGCCCTGGCTCGCCAGAACAAACGCACCCCGGAGAGCATACGCTACGCCCCAAAGCTTCTTGAACGCTTCGGCCTTGGCGAAGAGGCCTTCTTTGAAAAGATAAAGGCCATTTTGCCTGAGCCTTACCATACCTGGCTTCACCGCAACCGCTACGCGGTACTTTCAGATACGGGGTTTCTTTCCGCGGTGCTCGCCTTCGTGCATCTTCTTGACCAGCACGCCTGGGGTGTGATTCCAGAAGATAACCGCGAGGCCTTGCTTCAGCAGGGAGCCCTCGTGGCCGTGGCTCTTTCGGGAAAAGACGAAAAATTCGCCGAGTTTAAGGAAAAGCTTTCTGCCTACATTGAGCCGGAAAAGATTTTGCTATCAGCCGTAGCCTTTGGCTTTCAGGAAAAATGGCAGGTGCCTTACTACGACTATGAAGGAGAGGAAAAGGAGGATTAG
- a CDS encoding TonB-dependent receptor plug domain-containing protein, translating into MKSRLWSFCLVLWFAVCGVFLAFSGAHAEEAAELGEVIVTATRTPEPVEKIASSVTVITAEELKEQGIESLADALREALGVQILQNGFGGTASISVRGADNGQTVVLIDGVPVYDPSGLGKGDFSWMLPHLSVDQIDRIEIVRGPQSVLYGSNAMAGAINIITKKARRSGGEVYGEYGSYTTFREGLSLYRLTEKTDLAFSFSKKDSKGISKTVSEPDRDAYHNGNLNLSVNHAFSEKVKGGASLLVSAASHELDDTWSGLDKKQNDQLGFIKSYITWKTTEKFKQNFDLAYTTSKRKINEGARGKYKGRLLRLSWQGNYQVNEIAKVIAGLDWQKEWADITSPFGDLDKSAHEWAPFAQLAFAGDKWVANLGLRYTKHETAGSKVTYRVAGAVFPIEAVKIHASYGTGFRTPGLYQLYDPTSGNQDLKPEKSWGYDAGVTFYAWDRKASFDVTYFYNKFKDRLYFDMTDWRYYNDSGHTKTYGVEFSATIKPISWLSLKGSYQTLSAKDDQDKNIPGKPRQKASFVATVYCPDNKGSISFRGLYVGKYKDSANNELGDYFVAYLNARVNVRKNLTLTGRIDNLFNKDYQEIYDYKTPGRSVYVGLEYRW; encoded by the coding sequence ATGAAAAGTCGTCTGTGGTCTTTTTGTCTGGTGCTCTGGTTTGCCGTGTGTGGTGTGTTTCTGGCTTTTTCGGGTGCGCATGCCGAGGAAGCCGCTGAGCTAGGTGAAGTGATAGTAACTGCTACGAGGACTCCTGAACCGGTTGAAAAGATAGCCAGCAGCGTTACCGTTATTACGGCCGAAGAACTCAAAGAGCAAGGAATTGAAAGCCTTGCCGACGCTCTGAGAGAGGCTTTAGGGGTCCAAATTCTTCAAAACGGCTTTGGTGGCACGGCTTCTATATCCGTGCGCGGAGCAGACAACGGGCAGACCGTAGTTTTAATTGACGGAGTGCCTGTTTATGATCCTTCAGGTTTGGGTAAGGGTGACTTTTCCTGGATGCTTCCGCATTTGAGTGTGGACCAGATTGACCGCATAGAAATCGTCCGCGGGCCACAGAGCGTGCTTTACGGCTCAAATGCCATGGCGGGAGCCATAAACATCATCACTAAAAAGGCCCGCCGGTCCGGCGGCGAAGTTTACGGTGAGTACGGCTCTTACACCACTTTTAGGGAAGGGCTATCCCTTTACCGCCTAACGGAAAAGACAGACCTTGCCTTTAGCTTTAGCAAAAAAGATAGCAAGGGTATAAGCAAAACCGTTAGCGAGCCTGACCGTGATGCCTACCACAACGGGAACCTGAATTTAAGTGTTAACCACGCCTTCTCAGAGAAAGTAAAAGGCGGGGCTTCGCTTCTGGTGTCCGCTGCTTCTCACGAACTTGATGATACATGGTCGGGACTGGATAAAAAACAAAACGATCAATTAGGTTTTATAAAATCTTACATTACCTGGAAGACCACCGAAAAATTTAAACAAAACTTTGATCTGGCTTACACCACTAGCAAGAGAAAAATCAATGAAGGCGCAAGAGGTAAGTATAAAGGACGTCTTTTGCGTCTTTCCTGGCAGGGCAATTATCAGGTAAACGAAATAGCCAAGGTGATAGCCGGGCTTGACTGGCAAAAAGAATGGGCAGACATTACTTCTCCGTTTGGAGATTTAGATAAAAGTGCCCACGAGTGGGCCCCTTTTGCCCAGTTAGCCTTTGCCGGAGATAAGTGGGTGGCTAACCTTGGCCTTCGCTATACCAAGCATGAAACCGCAGGAAGCAAGGTAACTTACCGCGTAGCAGGCGCAGTCTTTCCGATTGAAGCGGTGAAAATTCATGCCAGTTACGGCACAGGGTTTCGCACCCCCGGACTTTACCAGCTTTATGACCCCACCTCCGGAAATCAAGATTTAAAGCCTGAAAAATCCTGGGGTTACGACGCCGGGGTTACTTTTTACGCGTGGGACAGAAAAGCAAGCTTTGATGTAACTTATTTTTACAACAAATTTAAGGACAGGCTTTATTTTGATATGACAGACTGGAGATATTACAATGATTCAGGCCACACTAAAACCTACGGCGTTGAATTTAGCGCTACAATTAAACCTATTTCCTGGCTAAGTTTAAAGGGCTCCTACCAGACCCTTTCCGCTAAAGATGACCAAGACAAAAATATTCCCGGCAAACCCCGCCAGAAAGCCAGCTTTGTAGCCACCGTATATTGCCCCGATAACAAAGGGAGTATTTCTTTTAGAGGTCTATATGTAGGCAAATATAAAGACAGTGCCAATAACGAATTAGGTGATTACTTCGTAGCCTATCTTAACGCTCGTGTGAATGTGCGCAAAAATCTTACGCTAACAGGGCGCATTGATAACCTTTTTAACAAAGACTACCAGGAAATTTACGACTACAAGACCCCGGGAAGGAGTGTTTACGTAGGCTTAGAATACAGGTGGTAA
- the hypD gene encoding hydrogenase formation protein HypD — MTSLREIASRIEELLPRPVRLMEVCGTHTVNIFRYGLKSLFSEKLTLISGPGCPVCVTPQEEIDYLIAVARRDDVILATFGDMIRVPGSSGSLKEARARGANVKIIYSPLDAVKLAKENPSHKVVLAAVGFETTAPAVAIAVLEAYKEKLTNFLVAVSHRTMPEAMRALLGSGELALDGLILPGHVSTITGASYFEFVAKEFGLPAVVAGFEAQQIMRGIYLLAKQIAEGRAEVEIAYREAVTWEGNPMGKNLIRQVFEPCDVAWRGLGLIPQSGLRLKEKYAAFDAHKNLPVELPPAKEAPGCLCGEIICGRATPPECKLFAKVCTPETPKGPCMVSSEGTCAAWYAYGD; from the coding sequence ATGACTTCTTTAAGAGAAATAGCCAGCCGTATTGAAGAGCTTTTGCCTAGGCCTGTTCGTCTCATGGAAGTGTGTGGTACACACACAGTAAACATATTCCGTTATGGCCTAAAAAGTCTTTTCTCTGAAAAACTAACCCTTATTTCTGGTCCAGGCTGCCCGGTGTGTGTAACCCCTCAGGAAGAGATAGATTATCTCATCGCTGTAGCTAGGCGAGATGACGTAATTCTAGCCACTTTTGGAGACATGATTCGCGTTCCAGGAAGCAGTGGCTCTTTAAAAGAAGCCAGGGCCCGCGGTGCGAATGTAAAAATTATTTACTCTCCGCTTGACGCGGTAAAATTGGCCAAAGAGAACCCTTCTCACAAGGTAGTCTTAGCGGCGGTAGGTTTTGAGACCACCGCTCCAGCTGTGGCCATTGCCGTGCTAGAGGCCTACAAAGAAAAGCTAACTAACTTTTTGGTGGCCGTAAGTCATCGCACCATGCCTGAGGCCATGAGAGCACTTTTAGGTTCAGGCGAGCTTGCTCTAGATGGCCTGATACTTCCAGGTCATGTTTCCACCATAACTGGAGCTAGCTATTTTGAATTTGTAGCTAAAGAATTCGGGCTTCCCGCGGTGGTAGCCGGCTTTGAAGCCCAACAGATTATGCGCGGCATATATCTTCTGGCCAAACAAATTGCCGAAGGTCGGGCTGAAGTAGAAATTGCTTATCGTGAGGCCGTTACCTGGGAAGGTAATCCTATGGGCAAAAATCTTATCAGACAGGTCTTTGAACCCTGTGATGTTGCCTGGCGTGGGCTTGGCCTTATTCCCCAAAGTGGTTTACGCTTGAAAGAAAAATACGCCGCCTTTGACGCCCATAAGAATCTTCCCGTTGAGCTACCACCTGCCAAAGAAGCACCAGGCTGCCTCTGTGGCGAGATAATTTGTGGAAGGGCTACCCCGCCTGAATGTAAGCTCTTTGCCAAAGTCTGCACCCCTGAGACTCCTAAGGGCCCTTGTATGGTCTCAAGTGAGGGCACCTGCGCCGCCTGGTACGCTTATGGTGATTAA
- a CDS encoding DUF72 domain-containing protein gives MTSNLILNIKIGTSGWNYPHWRGVFYPEKLAKRKWLSFYTEYFDTVEVNATFYGTPKERTFRRWYEETPQGFIFAIKANRYITHVRRLRNVEDPLKRFYEAIKPLKEKIGPILFQFPPSLQYDRELIKNFLKHLDLSYQTTIEVRHASFQQEEFYELLSRYNIALCFSDTAGRYPSLVEVLTADFVYLRLHGSRVLYRSCYTEGELVSWAEKLKAWGKPGYIYFDNDSLGWAVPNALRLKELLGQPAKKLPEEALAILKTRPLD, from the coding sequence ATGACATCTAACTTAATTCTTAATATAAAAATTGGCACCTCTGGCTGGAACTATCCTCACTGGCGCGGAGTTTTTTATCCTGAAAAACTAGCTAAAAGAAAATGGCTTTCTTTTTACACCGAATACTTTGATACGGTTGAGGTTAACGCTACCTTTTACGGCACGCCTAAAGAAAGAACCTTTAGACGCTGGTATGAGGAAACTCCTCAGGGATTCATATTTGCCATTAAGGCTAATCGTTATATAACCCATGTAAGGCGTTTGCGAAATGTAGAAGATCCTCTCAAACGATTTTATGAGGCTATAAAGCCCTTAAAAGAGAAAATTGGGCCTATTCTTTTCCAGTTTCCCCCGAGTTTGCAATATGACCGTGAACTCATAAAGAACTTCTTAAAACACCTTGATTTGTCGTATCAAACAACAATAGAAGTCAGACATGCCTCTTTCCAACAGGAAGAATTTTACGAACTCCTCTCACGGTATAACATAGCCCTTTGTTTTTCTGATACTGCTGGGCGCTATCCGTCTCTGGTGGAAGTTCTTACAGCTGACTTCGTTTATCTACGGCTTCATGGCTCGCGTGTGCTATACCGCTCGTGTTATACCGAAGGAGAATTAGTTAGTTGGGCTGAAAAACTTAAGGCCTGGGGCAAACCTGGTTATATTTATTTTGATAATGATTCTTTGGGCTGGGCCGTACCCAATGCATTAAGACTTAAAGAACTTTTAGGCCAACCAGCTAAAAAGCTTCCAGAGGAGGCTTTGGCTATTTTAAAAACAAGACCTTTAGATTAA
- a CDS encoding prenyltransferase/squalene oxidase repeat-containing protein produces the protein MDYKQSIINFCLTRQKENGGFAATPYLPATLEDTYFSLATLRKLEVCFSKLSKTIIFLEKYIEIPLSPRLSFFLKRCLTWLGKNYDPKNIIVSQNPDLEEIYYLKFLGKRDIEIQLALSSPTVKELYFLAELAPEKARDFIDYVKKAQNPDGGFGFFPGTTSFLENTYYAFFFLKKFDENPIYLKELKHFLFSCFRQGGFARAPQGVPFLESTYFGTSLLVDGNIGTIAN, from the coding sequence ATGGATTACAAACAAAGTATTATCAATTTTTGTCTGACGCGCCAAAAAGAAAACGGTGGTTTTGCCGCTACTCCTTATCTTCCTGCTACCCTTGAAGACACTTATTTTTCTTTAGCAACATTAAGAAAACTTGAAGTTTGTTTTTCTAAATTGTCTAAAACTATAATTTTTCTGGAAAAATATATAGAAATACCTTTATCTCCTCGTCTAAGTTTTTTTCTAAAAAGGTGTTTAACGTGGCTTGGGAAAAATTATGATCCTAAAAATATTATAGTTTCACAAAATCCTGATTTAGAAGAAATTTATTATCTAAAATTCTTGGGGAAAAGAGATATTGAAATTCAACTTGCTTTATCAAGCCCCACAGTTAAAGAGCTTTATTTTTTGGCTGAGCTAGCTCCAGAAAAAGCAAGAGATTTTATCGATTATGTTAAAAAAGCCCAGAACCCTGACGGCGGTTTTGGATTTTTTCCTGGCACAACTTCTTTTTTAGAGAACACTTATTATGCTTTTTTCTTTTTGAAAAAATTTGACGAAAACCCTATTTATTTAAAAGAGCTTAAACATTTTTTGTTTTCTTGTTTTAGACAGGGCGGTTTTGCCAGGGCTCCCCAGGGAGTACCTTTTTTAGAAAGCACTTATTTTGGGACAAGTCTTTTGGTTGATGGTAATATTGGAACTATTGCTAATTGA
- the rpsT gene encoding 30S ribosomal protein S20: MPQHRSAAKALRQSLKRRMRNKAIRSRVKTEVKKFLMALQTGTIEEAEKAFIKAQSMIQRAVSKGVLHHHTAARKISRLAAKLNAKKATAGNEA, translated from the coding sequence TTGCCTCAGCATAGATCAGCAGCTAAAGCATTACGTCAAAGTCTTAAGCGCCGGATGCGCAACAAAGCAATTAGAAGCAGGGTAAAAACTGAAGTGAAAAAGTTTTTAATGGCTTTACAAACGGGAACCATTGAAGAAGCAGAAAAAGCATTCATTAAAGCCCAGAGCATGATTCAGCGAGCGGTATCAAAAGGGGTTTTACATCATCATACCGCTGCGAGGAAAATTTCTCGTTTAGCAGCAAAACTCAACGCTAAAAAGGCTACCGCAGGCAACGAAGCTTAG
- a CDS encoding alkaline phosphatase family protein: MSLRRCILLLLDGLADRAHSVLDNKTPLQAADTPNLDYLAKKGLCGLMHAARPGVPLPSEIAHFAIFGYGKEFPGRGPLEALGAGIDLTPGEVAVLARLVSVEVKNGGLYILEDKFNITDEEKEAIFSAIPRVSTEEIEISFKPISGVRGVLLLKGKVSSHFSDIDPLKKNAPVFEIEPLCSETNTLKTVRALKDYLIQVWRTLEKHPVNEKRRQKGLPPLNFLITHRAGMMGKVEPFPERWGLSAATISSGVIYWGIGKYLGFHVEKAKEIGNVAEEFSWRLKRLRELSDGFSFIHVHHKGPDEAAHRKDPVLKKQVIEALDAVIGENLDWLTSPENLLVVTSDHATPSSGPLVHGGEPVPILIYGAGLWQDKVNEFSEIACAEGALGRIEAKDFMYLILNFLETAVLGGLCYGKVPRPYFPKKTKIFKV, translated from the coding sequence ATGTCCTTACGTAGATGTATTCTTCTATTGCTAGATGGTCTGGCGGATCGGGCCCATTCCGTACTGGATAATAAAACGCCTCTTCAGGCGGCTGATACGCCAAATCTCGATTATCTGGCTAAAAAAGGGCTTTGTGGGCTTATGCATGCGGCTCGTCCTGGAGTTCCCCTTCCAAGCGAAATCGCTCATTTTGCTATCTTTGGCTACGGAAAAGAATTTCCCGGGCGAGGTCCATTAGAGGCCTTGGGAGCGGGTATAGATCTTACGCCTGGGGAGGTAGCAGTCCTTGCTCGTCTGGTAAGTGTAGAAGTTAAAAATGGTGGGTTATATATTCTTGAAGATAAATTCAATATCACAGATGAGGAAAAAGAAGCTATATTTTCGGCCATTCCTAGAGTTTCAACAGAAGAAATAGAAATAAGCTTTAAACCCATCTCTGGTGTCAGAGGAGTCTTGTTACTAAAAGGAAAGGTTTCGTCTCATTTTTCTGATATTGATCCTTTAAAGAAAAATGCCCCTGTTTTTGAGATAGAACCCCTTTGTTCAGAAACCAATACTTTGAAAACTGTCAGAGCCTTAAAAGATTATCTTATTCAGGTATGGCGTACCCTTGAAAAACATCCTGTGAATGAAAAACGGCGCCAAAAGGGGCTTCCTCCTTTAAATTTTTTAATCACCCACCGGGCCGGGATGATGGGTAAGGTTGAACCCTTTCCTGAACGCTGGGGACTTTCTGCCGCTACTATTTCTTCGGGAGTTATTTATTGGGGAATAGGAAAATATCTCGGATTTCACGTAGAAAAAGCTAAAGAAATAGGAAATGTTGCTGAAGAGTTTTCCTGGCGCCTAAAGCGTCTGCGAGAACTTTCAGATGGGTTTTCTTTTATTCACGTGCATCATAAAGGCCCTGACGAGGCCGCCCACCGAAAAGATCCTGTTTTGAAAAAGCAGGTCATTGAAGCGTTAGACGCGGTTATCGGTGAAAATTTAGACTGGCTTACTTCTCCAGAAAACCTTCTTGTGGTCACCTCAGACCACGCTACGCCATCAAGTGGCCCGCTGGTGCATGGTGGTGAGCCTGTACCCATTCTCATTTACGGAGCTGGCCTCTGGCAAGATAAGGTAAACGAATTTTCAGAAATAGCCTGTGCTGAAGGGGCTTTAGGCCGAATTGAGGCCAAAGATTTTATGTATCTGATACTCAATTTTCTGGAAACAGCTGTTTTAGGCGGCCTTTGTTATGGTAAAGTTCCCAGGCCATACTTTCCTAAGAAAACAAAAATTTTTAAGGTGTAG
- a CDS encoding adenylyltransferase/cytidyltransferase family protein: MKPRFGVVHGRFQIFHLDHLKYVKAAAERCEHLVVGITNPDPERTKFDPADPKRSSKEANPFTYFERYLMIRASLLEERFNPKKFSIVLFPINFPELWEYYVPLNAVFYLTIYDDWGRKKLTLFRQKGLKVEVLWEKPIEEKGITATEVRNLIKARDEAWKNLVPKGTVKVIEELGLAERLKEEAC; the protein is encoded by the coding sequence ATGAAACCGAGATTTGGTGTAGTTCACGGAAGATTTCAGATTTTCCACTTGGATCATTTAAAATACGTAAAAGCGGCCGCTGAGAGATGTGAACATTTAGTCGTAGGCATAACCAACCCTGACCCTGAAAGAACTAAGTTTGACCCGGCCGACCCTAAAAGGAGTTCCAAAGAAGCCAACCCTTTTACCTATTTTGAAAGGTATCTGATGATAAGGGCAAGCCTGTTAGAAGAGAGGTTTAATCCAAAAAAATTCTCTATAGTCCTTTTCCCCATAAACTTTCCAGAGCTTTGGGAATATTATGTTCCTCTTAACGCTGTATTTTATTTGACCATTTATGATGACTGGGGTCGCAAAAAACTTACACTTTTCAGACAAAAAGGCCTCAAAGTAGAAGTGCTCTGGGAAAAACCCATTGAAGAAAAGGGCATAACGGCTACAGAAGTTAGAAACCTCATAAAAGCAAGGGATGAGGCCTGGAAAAACCTTGTACCTAAAGGAACAGTTAAAGTGATAGAAGAATTAGGGTTAGCAGAAAGACTTAAGGAGGAAGCATGTTAG
- the thiM gene encoding hydroxyethylthiazole kinase, with protein sequence MLENIPKTLENLRKKRPLVQNITNLVVMNVTANALLAIGASPVMAHAEEELEDMLKIADALVINIGTLDRSWIASMEKAVKIATEFGKPIVLDPVGAGATKLRTQVALKLLEAGKISVLRGNLGEIAALLGEEGKTRGVDTSEYKEETAQVIAIKATKRFNLVVAVTGATDYVSDGKELYAIKNGVSLLGKVTGTGCMATSLIGAFCAVTEPLTATVSALTVFGVAAEKAYEEALYPGSFHVRLYDWLYRLNPDLLKEKMEVKALVF encoded by the coding sequence ATGTTAGAAAACATACCTAAAACATTAGAAAATTTAAGAAAAAAAAGGCCGCTTGTGCAAAACATTACCAATTTGGTGGTAATGAACGTTACGGCTAACGCGTTACTGGCTATAGGGGCTTCTCCGGTTATGGCCCACGCCGAAGAAGAACTTGAAGACATGCTAAAGATTGCTGATGCCCTGGTTATTAACATCGGCACCCTTGATCGTTCATGGATAGCAAGCATGGAAAAGGCGGTGAAAATTGCCACAGAATTTGGAAAACCTATAGTTTTAGACCCTGTGGGTGCCGGAGCCACTAAGCTTAGAACGCAAGTAGCCTTAAAACTCCTTGAGGCTGGAAAGATATCTGTTTTGCGCGGTAATTTAGGTGAAATAGCCGCTCTTTTAGGTGAAGAAGGGAAGACCCGTGGTGTAGATACTTCAGAATACAAAGAAGAAACAGCTCAGGTGATAGCCATTAAGGCTACCAAACGCTTTAATCTGGTGGTGGCGGTCACCGGGGCTACTGACTATGTAAGTGATGGTAAAGAGCTTTACGCCATTAAAAACGGAGTATCTCTTCTCGGAAAGGTAACCGGCACAGGTTGTATGGCCACTTCTCTAATCGGTGCTTTTTGTGCGGTAACCGAGCCTTTAACCGCCACGGTTAGTGCCCTTACCGTTTTTGGAGTAGCCGCAGAAAAGGCCTATGAAGAGGCCCTATATCCCGGGAGTTTTCACGTGCGTCTTTATGATTGGCTATATCGCCTAAATCCAGATTTACTCAAAGAAAAGATGGAGGTTAAGGCCCTTGTCTTTTAA
- the thiE gene encoding thiamine phosphate synthase encodes MSFKEKLRLYVLTDRKLAPEIESVKAALEGGATAIQLRLKNVSTREILEVAKKLRELTRDYGALFFVNDHLDVALAVNADGVQLGPDDLPVSLAKKIAPHLIVGASVYSLEEALKAEQEGADYLGAGAVFPTETKSEAQVLGLDGLKKIVASVKIPVVAIGGINHENVLEVLKTGVCGIALVSAIMGATDITMATKKMKDLLNEHSI; translated from the coding sequence TTGTCTTTTAAAGAAAAGCTAAGACTTTATGTGTTAACAGATAGAAAACTTGCGCCAGAGATAGAGTCAGTAAAAGCGGCCCTTGAGGGGGGAGCTACGGCCATTCAGTTGCGCCTAAAAAATGTTTCTACCAGAGAGATATTAGAAGTTGCCAAAAAGTTAAGAGAGCTTACCCGTGATTACGGGGCCTTATTCTTTGTTAATGACCACCTGGATGTAGCCTTGGCGGTAAACGCTGATGGCGTTCAGCTGGGGCCAGATGACCTACCTGTAAGCCTTGCCAAGAAGATAGCCCCACATTTGATTGTCGGGGCTTCGGTCTATAGCTTGGAAGAGGCCCTTAAAGCGGAACAAGAAGGAGCAGATTATCTGGGAGCAGGAGCAGTTTTTCCTACGGAGACTAAAAGTGAGGCTCAGGTCTTGGGTCTTGACGGTCTAAAAAAGATAGTAGCTTCGGTAAAAATTCCGGTGGTAGCCATTGGGGGAATAAATCACGAAAATGTTTTGGAAGTTTTAAAAACAGGGGTCTGCGGCATAGCATTAGTGTCAGCCATTATGGGAGCTACTGATATAACGATGGCTACTAAGAAAATGAAAGACTTGTTAAATGAGCATTCTATTTAA
- a CDS encoding winged helix-turn-helix domain-containing protein, producing MKYFVKGQIWVSTEEGKPFLGPGRVALLRKIHELGSIRAAAKALGMSYRRAWRHVESLNQNAPKPLINTSTGGKGGGGATLTETGIAILKLFENLEEDFDLFLEKKSQIFQKNLTKLFK from the coding sequence ATGAAATATTTTGTTAAAGGCCAAATATGGGTTTCCACTGAAGAAGGTAAACCTTTTTTGGGGCCTGGCAGAGTAGCCCTTTTACGAAAGATACATGAACTGGGTTCTATAAGAGCAGCCGCCAAAGCCCTTGGTATGTCTTACCGTAGGGCCTGGCGCCATGTAGAATCCCTGAACCAAAATGCCCCTAAACCTTTAATAAACACATCTACTGGAGGCAAAGGCGGAGGAGGAGCTACCCTTACAGAAACCGGAATTGCTATTTTAAAGCTGTTCGAAAATCTAGAAGAAGACTTTGATTTATTTTTAGAAAAAAAGAGCCAAATCTTCCAAAAAAATTTAACAAAATTGTTTAAATAG